One segment of Neobacillus endophyticus DNA contains the following:
- a CDS encoding ABC transporter ATP-binding protein — protein sequence MIEVQNISKRFGRRQVLEGVSFTANKGEITCLIGINGVGKTTTLKAIMNLTPINSGRILINGEVINKNTYENITFIPDANIMLPWMTIHEACEFMKDFYKNWNQKRADDLLRFFKLQETDRISELSKGNTAKVNLMLGLSLDVDYVLMDEPFSGIDIFSREQIAEVFTSHLIEDRGVIITTHEINDIEHLIDKVVLLENGVVLKEFTTEEVRLSEGKSVIDVMREVYQP from the coding sequence ATGATTGAAGTACAGAACATTTCCAAACGATTCGGGAGGAGGCAAGTATTAGAGGGCGTTTCCTTTACTGCCAATAAAGGCGAAATTACATGTTTAATCGGCATCAATGGGGTGGGAAAAACCACCACCTTGAAAGCGATTATGAATCTTACTCCAATTAATAGCGGCCGGATCTTAATTAATGGTGAAGTCATTAATAAAAATACATATGAAAATATTACGTTCATCCCGGATGCCAATATCATGCTGCCCTGGATGACGATTCATGAGGCTTGCGAGTTCATGAAGGATTTTTATAAGAATTGGAATCAAAAACGGGCCGATGACCTCCTGCGCTTTTTCAAATTGCAAGAAACCGACCGGATTTCGGAGCTTTCGAAAGGAAATACGGCGAAGGTTAATTTGATGCTTGGTTTATCACTCGATGTCGACTATGTGTTGATGGATGAACCCTTTTCCGGCATTGATATTTTTAGCCGGGAGCAGATTGCTGAAGTGTTCACATCCCATTTAATCGAAGACCGCGGTGTCATCATCACCACCCATGAAATTAACGATATTGAACATTTGATCGATAAGGTCGTGTTATTGGAGAATGGCGTAGTGCTGAAAGAGTTTACTACCGAAGAAGTACGCCTTAGTGAAGGTAAGTCCGTGATTGACGTAATGAGAGAGGTGTATCAACCATGA
- a CDS encoding GntR family transcriptional regulator has protein sequence MNVTFNTRDPVYVQVVRYFKEQIAIGNLNAGEEIPSRRELAAILKINPNTAQRAYKEMEEQGLIYTERNFPSRITQDETILSSVREELIAEAVDAFVQSISPINPSIEEVVDLVREKFLTRKQEE, from the coding sequence GTGAATGTAACCTTTAATACGCGAGATCCTGTTTATGTTCAAGTCGTTCGTTATTTCAAGGAACAGATTGCCATCGGGAATTTGAATGCGGGAGAAGAAATTCCTTCAAGGCGCGAACTAGCAGCCATTTTAAAAATTAATCCAAATACGGCCCAGCGGGCATACAAAGAAATGGAGGAACAAGGGTTGATATACACAGAACGGAATTTTCCCAGCCGCATTACTCAGGATGAAACGATCCTTAGCTCCGTGAGAGAGGAACTGATTGCGGAAGCTGTCGATGCTTTTGTCCAGTCAATATCGCCGATCAATCCATCAATAGAAGAAGTGGTGGATTTGGTAAGGGAAAAATTTTTAACAAGAAAGCAGGAGGAATAA